One Acidobacteriota bacterium DNA window includes the following coding sequences:
- a CDS encoding GWxTD domain-containing protein, whose protein sequence is MRPNAIPSTDAGRPLILSRTPGAAWRAALATVTLLALIGAGVPAVAQKTTDDPEAAKKEERAMQERWRQWMETEVAYIITDEEKALFNKLSTDEERDRFVEDFWRRRDPDPRTAENEYKIEYYRRIAYANDRYASGIPGWKSDRGRVYITLGPPDSIETHPAGSYYAGGLTSHGGSTLTYPMQVWTYRRIPWIGDDVRIEFVDKSSSGAFKLLSGPLDRADTLNAMTTLMSEEMLTRYDASDLVYLPIGTNRPQDQLFERFEQYAALQHAPKIRFDDLKQRVSAHAYTQSFPLAVQGYPLWMLPERAVVPLSVEVENRHLRYDQKGDSYQARLNVYILIEALDGRIMAEFDDDTVSAYTPNDFDRRLTEKTVYQRFVLLPAGRYKLSLAVKDTVSGQITVREQSLHIPALPAGELALSGLILARTVLPATAKDDPANPFLIGAFKVVPNVAATYRADDRLAVYGQIYRPARAEDSQRPQLSVRFEIRQGDAVRLTVEDPAGRSIKLDGPDRYVFMRGLPLAELAPGRYELRVTVEDAVGGGTASTTSRFVKE, encoded by the coding sequence ATGAGACCGAACGCTATCCCATCCACCGATGCCGGCCGGCCCTTGATCCTGAGCCGGACACCGGGCGCGGCCTGGCGCGCCGCGCTGGCCACCGTCACCCTGCTGGCGCTTATCGGTGCCGGCGTCCCCGCCGTCGCCCAGAAGACAACGGACGATCCGGAGGCGGCGAAAAAGGAAGAACGAGCCATGCAGGAGCGATGGCGCCAGTGGATGGAGACGGAAGTCGCCTACATCATCACCGATGAGGAGAAGGCGCTTTTCAACAAGCTCTCCACCGATGAGGAGCGGGACCGGTTCGTGGAGGACTTCTGGCGGCGGCGCGATCCCGACCCGCGCACCGCCGAAAACGAATACAAGATCGAGTACTACCGCCGCATCGCCTACGCCAACGACCGTTACGCCTCCGGCATCCCCGGCTGGAAGTCGGACCGCGGCCGGGTCTACATCACCCTGGGTCCGCCCGACTCCATCGAGACCCACCCCGCCGGCAGCTACTACGCGGGCGGCCTCACCAGCCACGGCGGCAGCACCCTGACCTATCCGATGCAGGTCTGGACCTATCGCCGCATCCCGTGGATCGGCGACGATGTCCGGATCGAGTTCGTGGATAAAAGTTCCTCCGGTGCTTTCAAGCTCCTGAGCGGTCCGCTGGACCGCGCCGACACGCTCAACGCCATGACGACGCTGATGTCGGAGGAAATGTTGACCCGCTACGACGCCAGCGACCTCGTGTACCTGCCCATCGGCACCAACCGACCCCAGGACCAGCTCTTCGAGCGCTTCGAGCAGTACGCCGCGCTGCAGCACGCGCCCAAGATCCGTTTCGATGATTTGAAGCAACGGGTGTCGGCCCACGCCTACACCCAGTCATTCCCGCTGGCGGTGCAAGGCTATCCGCTCTGGATGCTGCCGGAGCGGGCGGTCGTGCCGCTGAGCGTCGAGGTCGAAAACCGGCACCTGCGCTACGATCAGAAGGGCGACAGCTACCAGGCCCGACTCAACGTCTACATCTTGATCGAGGCCCTCGACGGCCGCATTATGGCCGAGTTCGACGACGACACCGTCTCGGCTTACACGCCCAACGACTTCGACAGGCGGCTGACCGAGAAAACCGTCTACCAGCGGTTCGTCCTGCTGCCCGCCGGCCGGTACAAGCTGAGCCTGGCGGTCAAGGACACGGTGAGCGGCCAGATCACGGTGCGCGAGCAGAGCCTCCACATCCCCGCCCTTCCTGCCGGAGAGCTGGCACTGTCGGGCCTGATCCTGGCCCGCACCGTCCTGCCGGCCACCGCCAAGGATGATCCCGCCAATCCCTTCCTCATCGGCGCGTTCAAGGTGGTCCCCAACGTCGCGGCGACGTACCGCGCGGACGACCGGCTCGCCGTCTACGGCCAGATCTACCGGCCGGCGCGAGCCGAGGATTCACAGCGGCCCCAGCTCAGCGTCCGTTTTGAGATCCGGCAGGGGGATGCGGTGCGGCTCACGGTGGAGGACCCCGCCGGCCGCTCCATCAAGCTCGACGGCCCTGACCGGTACGTGTTCATGCGGGGCTTGCCCCTGGCCGAGCTGGCGCCCGGCCGGTACGAGTTGCGTGTCACCGTGGAGGACGCGGTGGGAGGCGGGACAGCTTCAACAACGAGCCGGTTCGTCAAGGAATGA